The following are encoded together in the Longimicrobium sp. genome:
- a CDS encoding zinc-ribbon domain-containing protein — MNAQCTHCNTIFRVDPAKVPAGGVRARCSICRNVFEIAGAAPEPAPVAAPAPVAAPAPAPPPPPPPAPAPAPAPAPAPTARPNPFGANDPGAKARRLARALVSDIVTYHPERRDQALANGTLKREFMEEIKKSWEEYVAQVGPEISRGTPHFREALNEILAKGQPVF; from the coding sequence ATGAACGCCCAGTGTACGCACTGCAACACGATCTTCCGCGTCGATCCGGCCAAGGTGCCGGCGGGCGGGGTGCGCGCTCGCTGCTCCATCTGCCGCAACGTCTTCGAGATCGCCGGCGCCGCGCCTGAGCCCGCCCCCGTCGCCGCGCCTGCTCCCGTAGCAGCGCCCGCTCCGGCTCCTCCGCCCCCGCCACCGCCGGCTCCCGCGCCCGCGCCGGCACCTGCGCCCGCGCCCACCGCTCGCCCGAACCCATTCGGCGCGAACGACCCAGGCGCAAAGGCGCGGCGGCTGGCGAGGGCGCTCGTGTCGGACATCGTGACGTACCACCCGGAGCGCCGCGACCAGGCCCTGGCGAACGGCACGCTGAAGCGCGAGTTCATGGAGGAGATCAAGAAGAGCTGGGAGGAGTACGTGGCGCAGGTGGGCCCCGAGATCTCGCGCGGCACGCCCCACTTCCGCGAAGCGCTCAACGAGATCCTCGCCAAGGGTCAGCCCGTGTTCTGA
- a CDS encoding Trm112 family protein, producing the protein MIEPWLLEMLVCPKCKGELRYEQSPESLVCERDRLRFEVRDNIPIMLIDEATSLDAQPAR; encoded by the coding sequence GTGATCGAGCCGTGGCTGCTGGAGATGCTGGTCTGCCCGAAGTGCAAGGGCGAGCTCCGCTACGAGCAGAGCCCCGAGTCGCTGGTGTGCGAGCGCGACCGGCTGCGCTTCGAGGTGCGCGACAACATCCCCATCATGCTGATCGACGAGGCCACTTCGCTGGACGCGCAGCCCGCGCGCTGA
- a CDS encoding diguanylate cyclase codes for MLPRVLLHYSPHGRATPDLVREFATAREYGLIEVHSPTELEQRASHSHAVALIVDGSEPADEALELCRGIKREVFTSVLPVIMYVASDAADEETASRALEAGADEVLNPGLSARECELRLAMALHRADRDVGVHPTTLLPGTVQIERDIAERLASGEKFAVCYADLDHFKEFNDRYGYNHGDRVILILSRILREVVRARSPGAFVGHIGGDDFIFIASLADFRVCCEEVLSVFSELIDLQYTEEDRARGFFLGKDRRGGEHQVPLMTLSIGVVTNEHRNFTHTAQISELATEMKAYAKTFSGSIYVVDRRSE; via the coding sequence ATGCTTCCACGCGTACTGCTGCACTACTCGCCGCACGGCCGGGCCACGCCCGACCTGGTCCGCGAGTTCGCGACGGCGCGGGAGTACGGGCTGATCGAGGTCCACTCGCCCACCGAGCTGGAGCAGCGCGCGTCGCACAGCCACGCCGTAGCACTCATCGTGGACGGCTCCGAGCCGGCGGACGAGGCGCTCGAGCTGTGCCGGGGGATCAAGCGCGAGGTGTTCACCTCCGTGCTCCCCGTCATCATGTACGTGGCCTCCGATGCGGCGGACGAGGAGACCGCGTCGCGGGCGCTGGAGGCGGGGGCGGACGAGGTGCTGAATCCGGGCCTCTCCGCGCGCGAGTGCGAGCTGCGGCTGGCCATGGCGCTGCACCGCGCCGACCGCGACGTGGGGGTGCACCCCACCACGCTCCTGCCCGGGACGGTGCAGATCGAGCGCGACATCGCGGAGCGGCTGGCGTCGGGCGAAAAGTTCGCGGTGTGCTACGCGGACCTCGACCACTTCAAGGAGTTCAACGACCGCTACGGCTACAACCACGGCGACCGGGTGATCCTGATCCTCTCGCGGATCCTGCGCGAGGTGGTGCGGGCGCGCTCGCCGGGCGCCTTCGTGGGGCACATCGGCGGCGACGACTTCATCTTCATCGCCTCTCTGGCGGACTTCCGCGTCTGTTGCGAGGAGGTGCTCTCGGTGTTCAGCGAGCTGATCGACCTGCAGTACACCGAGGAGGACCGCGCGCGCGGCTTCTTCCTTGGCAAGGACCGCCGCGGCGGCGAGCACCAGGTGCCGCTGATGACGCTCTCGATCGGCGTGGTGACGAACGAGCACCGCAACTTCACGCACACGGCGCAGATCAGCGAGCTGGCCACGGAGATGAAGGCGTACGCCAAGACCTTCTCCGGCTCCATCTACGTGGTCGACCGCCGCTCGGAATAG